The following proteins are co-located in the Oscillatoria salina IIICB1 genome:
- the zds gene encoding 9,9'-di-cis-zeta-carotene desaturase — protein sequence MRVAIVGAGLAGMATAIDLVDAGHEVEIFESRPFVGGKVGSWVDGDGNHIEMGLHVFFGCYYNLFELMRKVGAIANLRLKEHTHTFVNEGGRVGELDFRFFTGAPFHGLKAFFTTSQLSVIDKLANSLALGTSPIVRGLIDFEGAMKNIRDLDKISFADWFRKQGGNNGSLQKMWNPIAYALGFIDTEHISARCMLTIFQFFAVKTEASILRMLAGSPDEYLHQPIVKYLEERGTKIYTRRRVREILSSGEGEATKVTGIVVARGDTEATITADAYVAACDVPGIQRLLPQAWRKWQQFDNIYQLEAVPVATVQLRFDGWVTEMNDPEKRRQLEKAVGIDNLLYTPDADFSCFSDLALSSPADYYKEGQGSLLQLVLTPGDPFIKEKNDAIAQHVLKQVYNLFPSARELNMTWYSVVKLAQSLYREAPGMDPYRPAQKTPIANFFLAGSYTQQEYIDSMEGATISGRQAAKAILENADKLTAIPQPTAVI from the coding sequence ATGCGCGTAGCGATCGTTGGTGCAGGATTAGCTGGGATGGCGACCGCCATTGATTTAGTGGATGCTGGTCACGAAGTAGAAATTTTTGAATCTCGTCCCTTTGTGGGCGGAAAAGTCGGCAGTTGGGTCGATGGAGATGGCAATCACATTGAGATGGGATTGCACGTTTTCTTTGGTTGTTATTACAATCTGTTTGAGTTGATGCGGAAAGTGGGCGCGATCGCTAATTTGCGTCTTAAGGAACATACTCACACTTTTGTCAATGAAGGTGGACGCGTTGGTGAGTTAGATTTTCGCTTCTTTACAGGTGCGCCTTTTCATGGTTTAAAGGCTTTTTTTACCACTTCTCAACTCTCGGTCATTGATAAATTAGCTAACTCGTTGGCTTTAGGAACTAGCCCGATCGTACGCGGTTTGATAGACTTTGAAGGCGCAATGAAAAATATTCGCGACCTGGATAAAATTTCTTTTGCTGATTGGTTTCGCAAGCAAGGCGGAAATAACGGTAGTTTGCAGAAAATGTGGAACCCAATTGCTTATGCTTTGGGTTTCATCGATACAGAACATATTTCTGCTCGTTGTATGTTGACAATTTTCCAGTTTTTTGCTGTAAAAACTGAAGCTTCAATTTTGCGAATGTTAGCAGGTTCGCCGGACGAATATTTACATCAACCAATTGTTAAATATCTCGAAGAACGTGGAACGAAAATTTACACTCGTCGGCGAGTTCGAGAAATTTTATCTAGTGGTGAAGGAGAAGCAACCAAGGTAACTGGTATTGTAGTTGCTCGAGGCGATACAGAAGCAACTATTACTGCGGATGCTTATGTAGCAGCTTGCGATGTTCCAGGAATTCAACGTTTATTACCTCAAGCATGGCGTAAATGGCAGCAATTTGATAATATTTATCAACTTGAAGCGGTTCCAGTCGCAACAGTACAATTGCGTTTTGACGGTTGGGTAACGGAAATGAATGACCCCGAAAAACGCCGTCAGTTGGAAAAAGCAGTGGGAATTGATAACTTACTTTATACTCCCGATGCTGATTTTTCGTGCTTTTCTGACTTAGCCTTAAGTAGTCCGGCAGATTATTACAAAGAAGGACAAGGTTCTTTGCTACAGTTAGTCTTAACTCCCGGAGATCCGTTTATCAAAGAAAAGAACGACGCGATCGCGCAGCACGTCCTGAAACAAGTATACAATCTTTTCCCTTCTGCGAGAGAATTGAACATGACCTGGTATAGTGTGGTTAAATTAGCTCAATCTCTCTATCGAGAAGCCCCAGGAATGGACCCCTATCGTCCAGCCCAAAAAACACCTATTGCTAACTTTTTCCTTGCTGGTAGCTACACTCAACAAGAGTACATCGATAGTATGGAAGGTGCAACTATTTCTGGTCGTCAAGCAGCGAAAGCAATTCTGGAAAATGCCGACAAATTAACTGCTATTCCCCAACCCACAGCAGTTATTTAG
- a CDS encoding SRPBCC family protein, producing MKDWLEHSVQVEVDAPIDLVWNLWSDLEQMPRWMKWIDSVKILEENPDLSRWKLATGGLEFSWLSRILKVVPHQIIQWESVDGLPNRGAIRFYDRHESSIVKLTIAYAIPGILGQIMDNLFLGRVVESTIQADLERFRDYAMQAKAQM from the coding sequence ATGAAAGACTGGCTCGAACATAGCGTACAAGTAGAAGTAGATGCTCCCATTGACCTAGTATGGAATCTGTGGTCAGATTTAGAGCAAATGCCACGTTGGATGAAATGGATTGATTCGGTAAAAATTCTCGAAGAAAATCCCGATTTGTCTCGCTGGAAATTGGCTACTGGCGGTTTAGAATTTAGCTGGCTATCTCGGATCTTAAAAGTAGTTCCTCATCAAATTATTCAATGGGAATCTGTGGATGGTTTACCCAATCGAGGTGCAATTCGTTTTTACGATCGCCACGAAAGTAGTATTGTTAAATTAACGATCGCTTATGCTATTCCTGGTATTCTCGGTCAAATTATGGATAATCTGTTTTTAGGTCGGGTGGTGGAATCCACTATTCAAGCCGATTTGGAACGATTTCGCGATTACGCTATGCAAGCTAAAGCCCAAATGTAA
- the ilvA gene encoding threonine ammonia-lyase, biosynthetic yields MFCDYLVQILTARVYDVAQETPLEYAPNLSARLNNKLLLKREDMQSVFSFKLRGAYNKMAQLSPDILAQGVIAASAGNHAQGVALAARELGTRAIIVMPTTTPQVKVNAVKARGGEVVLHGETYDEAYSYARQLEVEKNLTFIHPFDDPDVIAGQGTIGMEILRQYQQPIEAIFVAIGGGGLISGIAAYVKRLRPEIKIIGVEPVDADAMNQSLQAGKRVRLPQVGLFADGVAVREVGEETFRLCQEYVDEIILVDTDATCAAIKDVFEDTRSILEPAGALAIAGAKVYAEREQIQGKTLVAVACGANMNFDRLRFVAERAEFGERREAIFAVTIPEKPGSLRKFCDCMGKRNLTEFNYRIADEREAHIFVGVQIVNLADAAKMAESFEACGFKTLDLTDDELTKLHLRHMVGGHSHLADNELLYRFEFPERPGALMKFVGSMSPNWNISLFHYRNNGADYGRIVVGMQVPPQEMQEWQAFLDTLGYRYWDENKNPAYKLFLG; encoded by the coding sequence ATGTTTTGCGATTACTTAGTACAAATTCTCACCGCCCGCGTCTATGATGTTGCCCAAGAAACACCATTAGAATATGCACCCAATTTATCAGCAAGACTGAATAATAAACTCTTGCTAAAACGAGAGGATATGCAATCGGTATTTTCCTTTAAATTGCGGGGTGCTTACAACAAAATGGCACAACTTTCCCCGGATATTTTGGCACAAGGCGTGATTGCTGCCTCGGCGGGAAATCATGCCCAAGGTGTTGCTTTGGCGGCGCGAGAATTGGGAACTCGTGCGATAATTGTTATGCCCACAACTACGCCCCAAGTTAAAGTAAATGCGGTCAAAGCTAGAGGCGGAGAAGTAGTTTTACATGGGGAAACTTACGATGAAGCTTATAGTTATGCCCGTCAATTAGAAGTAGAGAAGAATTTAACTTTTATTCATCCTTTTGATGACCCCGATGTGATCGCGGGACAGGGTACAATTGGCATGGAAATTTTACGCCAATATCAGCAACCGATTGAAGCAATTTTTGTTGCTATTGGTGGCGGCGGTTTAATTTCCGGAATAGCCGCTTATGTGAAAAGATTGCGCCCAGAAATTAAAATTATTGGCGTTGAACCTGTAGATGCTGATGCAATGAATCAATCATTGCAAGCAGGAAAAAGAGTAAGATTACCGCAAGTAGGATTATTTGCTGATGGTGTCGCGGTAAGAGAAGTAGGGGAAGAAACATTTCGCTTGTGTCAAGAATATGTTGACGAGATTATTTTAGTCGATACCGATGCCACTTGTGCCGCAATCAAAGATGTCTTTGAAGATACCAGATCGATTTTAGAACCTGCGGGGGCATTAGCGATCGCCGGAGCGAAAGTTTATGCCGAAAGAGAACAAATTCAGGGAAAAACTTTAGTTGCCGTCGCTTGCGGTGCTAACATGAACTTTGATAGACTGCGCTTTGTCGCCGAAAGAGCCGAATTTGGCGAACGTCGCGAAGCCATTTTTGCTGTCACAATTCCCGAAAAACCCGGTAGTCTGCGTAAATTTTGCGACTGCATGGGTAAACGCAACCTTACCGAATTTAACTATCGCATTGCAGACGAAAGAGAAGCACATATTTTTGTAGGTGTCCAAATTGTCAACCTTGCTGACGCAGCAAAAATGGCGGAATCATTTGAAGCTTGCGGCTTTAAGACATTAGACTTAACCGACGACGAACTCACCAAGCTGCATTTGCGGCACATGGTGGGCGGACATTCTCACCTCGCAGATAATGAATTATTATACCGCTTCGAGTTTCCCGAACGTCCCGGCGCATTAATGAAATTTGTCGGTTCCATGAGTCCCAACTGGAATATTAGCTTATTCCACTATCGCAATAACGGCGCAGACTACGGCAGAATTGTCGTCGGGATGCAAGTTCCTCCCCAGGAAATGCAAGAATGGCAAGCTTTTCTCGATACTCTCGGTTATCGCTACTGGGATGAAAACAAGAATCCTGCTTATAAGTTATTTTTAGGTTAA